In Vagococcus luciliae, one genomic interval encodes:
- a CDS encoding WxL domain-containing protein, with protein MKKIITSSALALIALGAGLSVSASSISMDGQKGNTDVRIGFENDSTVDPVEPGTIGLSRIPTAFDFGQSNRVIDQPQIIKTHNANSQAPQYLAVNDLRAEQKGTWEVNATASEIVNMDQDKSTDKLTGANISFTSNGMSFADTTADGKAFSNDAFGVSSVSKLGAGQTQKVLNTKDASALGSKEVGAQITDVSLYVPANVGTPNALYTGTVTWTLDNVTQG; from the coding sequence ATGAAAAAAATTATTACAAGTTCAGCACTAGCTTTAATTGCTTTAGGTGCAGGATTAAGTGTTTCAGCAAGTAGTATTAGTATGGATGGTCAAAAAGGAAATACTGATGTTCGTATTGGTTTTGAAAATGACTCAACAGTAGATCCAGTTGAACCAGGAACAATTGGTTTATCAAGAATTCCTACAGCATTTGACTTTGGCCAATCAAACCGTGTTATCGATCAACCACAAATTATCAAAACACACAATGCTAATTCACAAGCTCCTCAATATTTAGCAGTAAATGATTTGAGAGCTGAACAAAAAGGAACATGGGAAGTAAACGCAACAGCTTCTGAAATTGTCAACATGGACCAAGATAAATCAACTGACAAATTAACAGGAGCAAATATCTCGTTTACATCTAATGGCATGTCATTTGCTGATACAACTGCGGATGGAAAAGCATTCTCAAATGACGCATTTGGTGTATCTTCAGTATCTAAATTAGGCGCTGGACAAACTCAAAAAGTGTTAAATACAAAAGATGCCTCAGCATTAGGAAGCAAAGAAGTTGGTGCTCAAATTACTGATGTATCTTTATATGTTCCTGCAAACGTTGGAACACCTAATGCTTTATATACTGGTACAGTAACTTGGACATTAGATAACGTAACTCAAGGTTAA
- a CDS encoding BspA family leucine-rich repeat surface protein, which yields MKKKWSIFLTANLLSALVSPLMVHAVTPTTESEEILKNISQTSQTYASESIAQSDTIKQTLKNIQETYDTQKNTDDTSSTEETTDTTSTTLSEESTQPTEKEMTESNASNNTLQRVSARSAIQPRAARATQSGTWGSVSWNFNSSDGILTFTSGGTLGSYKQSPWKTGGKVNSEAIKKIVFTQTVKAPTNSQYLFSGDADSNNYLYYCESIEGIEKVDVSSVTNMYGMFSYMTSLSSLDLSSWNVSKVTDMQWMFEALFVNSKSEIRELNISSFVLRANRPDKDSMFKNANFNKITIGSTFDVHVTDTVDPGFLQNSHWYDESGKDVGSSIKVKPTFLDYVSSGHPGTYTTYKPEPVPEVVKWGTVPYQFDKNTGVLTFVDTGTFSEAKESPWNRSTTDKGYVSALDIKKIVFTKPVNAPVNSKDLFSRSSNDKNYLENLQSIEHLNYLNTSNVTSMDSFFSGLYNVKTLDLSNMDTRKVTTMHGMFYHNRSLTELNLNYSNFDTSNVTTMMEMFSNTRSLKTLNLNTATFKTTKVKKMNRMFEDMSNLTSLDITNFSTSNVQTMEGMFSGLSALPTLSINNFDTKNVNDISSMFYGMKSLKSLDVSNMNTSKVTNTSFTFASMTGINKLNLGNFDFTKVTNKDSMFLNDILKEITLPSTFSDTKNTTKLIDVPTDDTYNGNWVNINNKSKKLGQTKDFLVNEAGKAGTYVWGEKAEDVLKWGEVPYTFDEQTGKLTFVDGGTLGDYTVSPWNRTDGKAISASAVKTIEFTKSVKTPADSSYLFSDKGSHKLTQLNSFTGISNINTSNATDMSYMFSGMSGITNLDLSGFNTSSVTKMYAMFIDMAKLNKLTIASFDTSKVTNTAFMFSNCNALEEIQLPKFSNVTYAVSMFANMSALTKLDLSGFDFSKIAEGKKNSMFSNDTLKEITLPSTFSDTSNNTKLNPVPKKDGYNGQWQNSNGKLVGQTDKFLQNYNGITDAGTYTWGKYLTWGDVPYEFDESTGTLTFVDGGTLADYTKSPWNRTDGKAISTSAVKTIEFTKSVKSSKNSSYLFSSPVDSNLLNHVVDIKGLHHLDTANVIDMSSMFYGLRKLGNLDISTFNTSNVRDMNSMFYKDDNLTMLTFGDKFDTKNVTNMYRMFRNVELLTTLDLSSFDTSQVTNMSEMFSSMVNLKELNIKSFDTRNVQLMKNMFQTNESLEELDISSFNTSKVTSMYAMFDGVSTVSNLDVSNFDTSNVKDMTKMFSGMTKISSLSLSNFDFSSVSNKSKMFSGDTLHEITLPTTFSDPNNTTKLNDVPTTDGYNGNWVNIDNKNVNLGQTSDFLKNTAGKAGTYIWGRQSALHLVKVPDLYDFGSKNAVKDITQILKPQTTDKQSVEIRDDREKKDAWSLSVQASQLTSSNLNNLKQARYQFDITSTTDANLPINGIDYVNRQVVLPTDNSSQILYSVTDKNQSPTSYNTWINDMKLVVPESAGKPNEQYEGTITWSLDLTPKD from the coding sequence ATGAAGAAAAAATGGTCGATATTCTTAACGGCGAATTTATTGTCTGCTTTGGTGAGTCCATTGATGGTTCATGCCGTAACACCAACAACAGAATCTGAAGAAATTTTGAAAAATATTTCTCAAACATCTCAGACTTATGCAAGTGAAAGTATCGCACAAAGTGATACTATTAAGCAGACGTTAAAAAATATACAAGAAACGTATGACACACAAAAAAACACAGACGATACATCATCAACTGAAGAAACAACTGATACAACTAGTACGACTCTGTCAGAGGAGTCAACACAGCCAACAGAAAAAGAAATGACAGAGAGTAATGCCTCAAATAATACTCTCCAGAGGGTTAGTGCCCGAAGTGCTATTCAACCACGTGCGGCACGTGCTACGCAAAGTGGAACATGGGGTAGTGTGTCATGGAATTTCAATTCGTCTGATGGTATATTAACGTTTACTAGTGGAGGAACTCTAGGTAGTTATAAACAATCTCCATGGAAAACGGGGGGGAAAGTTAATTCAGAAGCCATAAAGAAGATAGTTTTTACACAAACAGTTAAGGCGCCTACAAACTCACAATATCTATTTTCAGGAGACGCAGATTCTAATAATTATTTGTATTATTGTGAATCAATTGAAGGGATTGAAAAAGTAGACGTTAGTTCTGTAACTAATATGTATGGTATGTTTTCATATATGACTAGTCTAAGTTCCCTTGATTTATCATCATGGAATGTATCAAAGGTAACAGATATGCAATGGATGTTTGAAGCCTTATTTGTAAATTCAAAAAGCGAAATAAGAGAACTAAATATTTCAAGTTTTGTTTTAAGAGCCAATAGGCCGGATAAAGATTCTATGTTTAAAAATGCTAACTTTAATAAGATTACTATAGGTTCAACATTTGATGTTCATGTTACAGATACAGTTGACCCAGGATTTTTACAAAATTCCCATTGGTACGACGAATCTGGTAAGGATGTTGGATCATCAATTAAAGTCAAGCCCACTTTTCTTGATTATGTATCTAGTGGACATCCTGGTACTTATACGACTTATAAACCTGAACCGGTTCCTGAAGTAGTAAAATGGGGGACAGTTCCTTACCAATTTGATAAAAATACTGGTGTTTTAACTTTTGTCGATACAGGTACATTCAGTGAAGCTAAGGAATCTCCGTGGAATCGTAGTACAACTGATAAAGGATATGTAAGTGCGTTAGATATTAAAAAAATAGTCTTTACTAAACCAGTTAATGCTCCAGTTAACTCTAAAGACTTATTTTCAAGGTCGTCTAATGACAAAAATTATTTAGAAAATTTACAATCTATAGAACATTTAAATTATTTAAACACCTCTAATGTTACTAGTATGGATTCATTTTTTTCTGGCTTATACAATGTGAAAACGTTAGATTTATCTAATATGGATACGCGAAAAGTTACTACTATGCATGGTATGTTTTATCATAATCGAAGTTTAACGGAACTAAATCTTAATTATTCTAATTTTGATACAAGTAATGTAACGACTATGATGGAAATGTTTAGTAATACAAGAAGTTTAAAAACATTAAATTTAAATACAGCTACATTTAAAACAACTAAAGTTAAAAAAATGAATCGAATGTTTGAAGATATGTCTAATTTAACAAGTTTAGACATTACAAATTTTAGCACGTCTAACGTTCAAACTATGGAAGGAATGTTTTCAGGGTTAAGTGCTTTACCTACTTTAAGCATTAACAATTTTGACACCAAAAATGTTAATGACATAAGTAGTATGTTCTATGGTATGAAATCTTTAAAATCTCTAGATGTTTCAAATATGAATACGTCAAAAGTAACAAATACGAGTTTTACTTTTGCTTCTATGACAGGAATTAATAAACTAAATTTAGGGAACTTTGATTTCACAAAAGTAACAAACAAAGACTCTATGTTTTTAAACGATATCCTGAAAGAAATTACGTTACCAAGTACCTTTTCTGATACTAAAAACACAACAAAATTAATTGATGTGCCTACGGATGATACGTATAATGGTAATTGGGTCAATATTAACAATAAATCGAAAAAGTTAGGACAAACTAAAGATTTCTTGGTTAATGAGGCAGGAAAAGCTGGTACGTATGTATGGGGAGAAAAAGCAGAAGATGTCTTGAAATGGGGAGAAGTGCCTTATACCTTTGATGAACAAACAGGTAAACTAACCTTTGTTGATGGTGGAACGTTGGGAGATTATACTGTGTCCCCTTGGAATAGAACAGATGGCAAAGCAATTAGTGCCTCAGCTGTGAAAACAATAGAGTTTACAAAATCTGTTAAAACACCAGCTGATTCAAGTTATTTATTTTCTGATAAAGGAAGCCATAAATTAACACAGCTAAACAGTTTTACAGGAATAAGCAATATCAATACATCAAATGCGACAGACATGAGTTACATGTTTTCAGGAATGTCTGGTATAACCAATTTAGATTTATCAGGATTTAACACATCATCTGTGACAAAGATGTATGCTATGTTTATTGACATGGCGAAGTTAAATAAATTAACGATCGCTTCTTTTGATACATCTAAAGTGACAAATACAGCTTTTATGTTTTCTAATTGTAATGCTTTAGAAGAAATTCAGTTACCTAAATTTAGTAATGTCACTTACGCAGTCTCAATGTTTGCTAACATGAGTGCTTTAACAAAATTAGATCTTAGTGGATTTGATTTTTCTAAAATAGCTGAAGGTAAAAAGAATTCAATGTTTTCAAACGATACCCTGAAAGAAATTACGTTACCAAGTACGTTTTCTGATACTTCAAACAATACTAAGTTAAATCCAGTACCAAAAAAAGATGGTTATAATGGTCAATGGCAAAATAGTAATGGTAAATTAGTTGGTCAAACTGATAAGTTTTTACAAAATTATAACGGAATAACCGATGCAGGTACTTATACATGGGGGAAATATCTTACTTGGGGAGATGTGCCATATGAGTTTGATGAAAGTACGGGAACATTAACGTTTGTAGATGGTGGAACATTGGCAGATTATACTAAGTCTCCTTGGAATAGAACAGATGGAAAAGCTATCAGTACTTCAGCAGTGAAAACAATTGAGTTCACTAAATCAGTAAAATCATCTAAAAATTCAAGTTATTTATTCTCATCGCCTGTGGACTCCAACCTATTGAATCATGTTGTAGATATAAAAGGATTACATCATTTGGATACAGCTAATGTCATCGATATGTCATCGATGTTTTATGGGCTAAGAAAACTAGGTAACCTAGACATATCTACTTTCAATACATCTAATGTGAGGGACATGAATAGTATGTTTTATAAAGATGATAATCTAACAATGTTAACTTTTGGAGACAAATTTGACACAAAAAATGTCACTAATATGTATAGGATGTTTAGAAATGTTGAACTTTTAACTACTTTAGACTTATCATCTTTTGATACATCTCAGGTTACTAATATGAGTGAAATGTTTTCATCAATGGTAAATTTGAAAGAATTGAACATTAAATCTTTTGATACGCGAAATGTTCAATTGATGAAAAATATGTTTCAAACAAATGAGTCTCTTGAGGAATTAGATATCTCCTCATTTAATACATCAAAAGTAACTAGCATGTATGCTATGTTTGATGGTGTGTCAACTGTATCAAACTTAGATGTATCTAATTTTGATACGTCAAACGTTAAGGATATGACAAAAATGTTTAGTGGAATGACAAAGATCTCGTCTTTAAGTTTATCTAATTTTGATTTTTCAAGTGTCTCAAATAAGAGTAAAATGTTTTCAGGCGATACATTACATGAAATCACCTTACCAACAACATTCTCTGATCCTAATAACACAACTAAACTAAATGATGTTCCAACGACTGATGGCTACAATGGAAACTGGGTAAACATTGATAATAAAAATGTGAATTTAGGTCAAACATCTGACTTCTTAAAAAATACAGCTGGAAAAGCAGGAACCTATATTTGGGGACGTCAAAGTGCACTTCATTTAGTAAAAGTGCCAGATTTGTATGATTTTGGTAGTAAAAATGCAGTTAAAGATATAACACAAATTTTAAAACCTCAGACAACGGATAAACAATCAGTGGAAATCAGAGATGATCGTGAGAAAAAAGATGCTTGGAGTTTGAGTGTACAGGCAAGCCAGTTAACAAGTAGTAATCTAAATAACTTAAAACAAGCACGTTATCAATTTGACATCACTTCTACAACGGATGCTAATTTGCCAATCAATGGTATTGATTATGTGAATAGACAAGTGGTGTTGCCAACAGACAATTCAAGCCAAATATTGTATAGTGTTACAGATAAAAATCAAAGTCCGACATCTTATAATACATGGATTAATGACATGAAATTGGTCGTACCTGAAAGTGCTGGAAAACCAAATGAACAGTATGAAGGAACAATTACTTGGTCACTAGATTTGACGCCGAAAGATTAA
- a CDS encoding DUF916 and DUF3324 domain-containing protein, whose translation MKTRRWIRRLLMIIGVLVMGVQFGLLTVHAADESQSQIGFTVEPIIPDNQIDKDATYYHLAVEPNKEQEISIKVKSLAKEAVTVDIGVTNAVTSTSGVIDYGQEKPVLDESLKVPLTTMVSVSKDEEHVTVQNFEEKTVKITIHPPKEDFSGIKLGALTFMKAEDENAKKRAGISNRYGYKVGLILSEDRTTYNEGADLKLKKIQPGLDNGMKMININFQNPEPKILPKLKIEAKMTKKGSKEVLKEHELTDRSLAPNSNYNFGVPWGMDPITPGDYTMHIVAQSGDKTWKWDENFTISAADADKVNKKSVNKYTLSKKILALIITILVLNSILLMLRLTKYRWQKNSTIDEVPVIIKKKKRKIKDK comes from the coding sequence ATGAAAACGAGACGATGGATAAGACGACTGTTAATGATTATAGGAGTATTAGTGATGGGCGTACAGTTTGGGCTATTAACTGTTCATGCAGCCGATGAATCTCAATCACAGATTGGTTTTACTGTAGAACCTATTATACCAGATAATCAGATTGATAAAGATGCTACATATTATCATTTAGCAGTAGAGCCAAATAAGGAACAAGAAATCAGCATCAAAGTTAAGAGTTTAGCAAAAGAAGCGGTAACAGTTGACATAGGTGTGACAAATGCCGTAACTAGTACGTCAGGGGTTATTGATTACGGACAAGAAAAGCCGGTTCTTGATGAGTCGTTAAAGGTTCCTTTAACGACAATGGTAAGTGTTTCTAAAGATGAGGAACATGTGACTGTACAAAATTTTGAGGAAAAGACAGTTAAAATAACCATTCATCCACCAAAAGAAGATTTTTCTGGGATTAAATTAGGGGCTCTGACGTTTATGAAAGCAGAAGATGAAAATGCTAAAAAACGTGCCGGAATTTCTAATCGTTATGGCTATAAAGTAGGATTAATTTTATCTGAGGATAGAACAACTTATAACGAAGGAGCAGATTTAAAACTTAAAAAAATTCAACCTGGATTAGATAATGGTATGAAAATGATTAATATTAATTTTCAAAATCCTGAACCTAAAATTTTACCTAAATTAAAAATTGAAGCAAAAATGACGAAAAAAGGTTCAAAAGAAGTTTTAAAAGAACATGAGTTAACAGACCGTTCTTTGGCTCCTAACTCAAATTATAATTTTGGTGTTCCATGGGGAATGGACCCTATAACTCCTGGTGATTACACGATGCATATTGTTGCTCAGTCTGGTGATAAAACTTGGAAATGGGATGAAAATTTCACGATTAGTGCAGCAGACGCTGATAAGGTAAATAAAAAATCAGTGAATAAATATACTCTTTCTAAAAAAATACTTGCTTTAATTATTACTATTTTAGTTTTAAATTCTATTCTATTGATGTTGAGATTAACTAAATATCGTTGGCAAAAAAATTCTACTATTGATGAAGTACCCGTTATTATAAAAAAGAAAAAGCGTAAAATAAAAGATAAGTAG